Part of the Zingiber officinale cultivar Zhangliang chromosome 6A, Zo_v1.1, whole genome shotgun sequence genome, CAGTATGTTCAAGTTGAAATGCTGATTATTTCCAGTAAGAAAGATTTAGAATTGAAGAGTAGAACataattttgatttgaaatgCAGCATTCAGTTGCCAATTTTGTGCAAACAGAACTCTGTTCTATGCCAACTCTTCATGTTGTTTCTGAACAACAACATTTAAAATTCAAGCTTCTATCAATTTAGTGCTGAATAATTCCTTTTGGTAAGCTTAGTTCTACATGATTTAAGCCAAAAAGTTCTAGGATTCTAATTTTTGAAACTAAGGCAGGAAATAAAAAAAACAGAACTGAAACAGTGAGCTCCTTGGAGCTACTGGAATCTGATTTTGGTGCAATAATTCTGATTATTTGAAGAAGTTACAATCCAGAAACCCTTTTGAACAATTTCATAAATGAATTGTTGAATCTGGGCATTGCTGAATTTAGGCAGTAGGTAAACTCTGAGAAATTGAGAATGCAGATTTTCATAATTGAATCAAGAATCCGAATTCATGAGTTTAATCTCCTACTACTTTGATTCCTGAAAGTTGCCTAACTGGATTGGTATAGCCAATAATCTGTACTTGATGTATCAACTTTGACGTGTGGAGTGCCAGGTTTTTGTGCCAAGTTCTTGTGGCAAGATTCTGATAAGTGGAAAGACCAACTCTGTAGGAAATTGAAGATTGCTGAAGTTGACTCTACAAAGAACTGAATTAATCAAGCTGTGAAAGAATGCATCAATTTAAGTCTTTAATGTGTCaagttttgtgtttcttttgtgtgCAAAACTTTGAGGCTGCAAGAAATGAAAGTGCTTATACTAAACCTGGAAGGCAGCCTGCTGAAATTATTTTCTGAATCTGGAAAATGAGTCCACAGTTCTTGATCTAATTCTGAATCCTACAGAAATCAGCTTTGATTTTCATGAAATGCATCTTGAAGTACAAGTTTTAGATGGCTTTGCAGAACCTGAAACAGATTTAGAAGGCTACTGGATTTAAGCTGCATATTGTTACAGCATGGAGTTTAGGAACATTTTGTTTGGATGTTGATTGTGATCAGTGAGGATTTTAAGTTGACCTCCTTATAATTTACAAACTCAAGCCTTAGTTCTGGAAATTAGTTGCAGAAACTATACCTTGCTGATACTGAATCtagaatttgaatttttttgaGAACACCTGCTGAAAACATATTTCTAAAGCTGATGTTAAATGCAGAGATGCAGAAATTCTAAGAGCTGGAAACAAAGTTGGAAACTGCAAAGAAGATTCTGAATTTAGAATATCAATTGTGTGCCAAGCTCTTCTTATAACCTTCTGAAAAGGAGAATTAAGAGTGGAACTTCAAAAGAATGCAGAAATAGAATGCAGAAATTGTGCAAATATGTAAAAAAGGAGAGCTGGCCAGTATACTTGAAATGTATTCCTTTTTTTACATGAAGATTAAGTGTAAGGAAATGGAATGGGATAAGTGAGATCAAATTGGAGAGGCAATGTTATGAATTTCGAGTTAGAAGAAAATGCAGGAATGCAGAAATGATGAAGCTgcaactaatttacaacaaggtTCAATTCTGAAAACTAAGTGTCAAATTTGTACATTACTGAAAATTCTGGATTGCAGGAATATGTAAATGAAGAGCTTAGTGTCAAATATTGTTACCAAGTCAATTCTACTTCACTATCAGTTTGAGTTGCTGAAACTGGATTTCTGTAAGGCTGAGGATCTTTGTGGTAGAGTCTGAATGTATCTTAAAAGTAGACAAGAAATCAGCCCTGTTTTGTGGCCATTTATCATGTGACTCCTGATAATGAAAAGAATTGAAATGAAGCTTGAGTTTAGAAGGAAGTTAGCAACAACTTTGATGCAGGAATTGTAGACATAGAAGAGTTTAGGAAATGGACATGGAAGCTGATTTCTGTAATCTGTCATTGGAATTCTGCTAGCAGTGGAGGTAGCTGTTGGACAGGAAATAAATTCTGAAATTGTTTTGTTGAAATTGTTTTCTAAAGTTCTGATTTACAGCTTAATTAATCAAATGTCTGTTAAACTGCTGGAATTTTGTGAAATGTGCAAAAGTGGAGTAttaattgatagatcgtttgaagcgatagaggggagtgaatattgcgctttttaaaactaatcttttcatattttgaaaccaaagtcgtgcagcggaaataagaaaaagagacaatgtatttacttcgttcggagcctagctcgactcctactcaaaggcccgcagtccttgactgcaccgatgggaaaagcactaaaatccttctttccgaagtcctcgaaaagaagtgaatcgtacaatggagcaagatagtaacaccctactatcttgcttaaatgaaattacaatgcaagctaaaattAAATATACCAACAAGTAATTGAAAAACGATGCTCGGTCGGCACTGTCTGGTGAAGTAGCTTGTAGTGTTGATGGAGTTGTGTTGCACGAGCGGTTTTGCAGAGTAGCACCAGAATTGATCAGAAAAGATTATTGTTatggcctctgtcttcgagcatAAATTTATAGATGTACTgggggttcagtcgatcgatctcactgtttggtcgaccgaacccgctcccttccttcctggttgaagttcgaagctggctcgatcttttgcattaactgGTCTTTAATGATtctgtcgaccgaacccctttttcggtcgaccgaacaagccttttccttgttcgtcagaatctgccatgatcttgatttaatgtagctttaatgttgattgaatcggtcgaccgatccatgggttcagtcgatcgatcagctcttctttcctttccttgctgatcggtgctgacaAGCTAGCTTTGCTGAGTCACTAGGTTCGGtggaccgatcttactgttcggtcgaccgatcaggctttgatccGATTCTGGCTAAATTCTGATCTGGACTGACTTATGTGCTGATCTTActtcgttcgatcgaccgatcctctagttcggtcgatcgatccaacttaacctacaagacagtgttaaaaataacctgcaacacagatgttagaccaacacaacctgcaacacagatattagcacaatagtataataatgagaaataaaagaacagtagaactgttcttgatctcaacttggaaacattctcggtttcttcagtttgatcagcgacctaaggttgttcccttcgggaacccgacctcactgtcgctcctccagtttgtttacctcaacctacctgccaaactttgatccttcagatctagtttggacttttcactcagccttgatcagctccctaggacttttccttcgatctttggtcctccagacctctctaTCACTCTGCCAAGCTTCGAATCCCctcgatccacttggacttgcacctgggttccacgatctgctaagatttctgtaaaatacggtacccaaataatagttaaataataaggttattggacaaataatcttattagatttttcaggaatttttagaaattttctgggaattaatCGGAGCccgtatgacgtattttaaggggatcaattattcgGTTTAGTGAAAGCCTATTTTGAAATACCCaaagatgggagttgattgaggaataaacttaagtttttgatttatctaaacctaagtttaaatttataaaccTCACCTATTCCTAACCTGTGCCCTAAAGCCTTCCCTCACCGCCGACTTCTCCCCTTCGCTTCCTCTGTGCCACCCTCCGAGGGCTGCAACGGCGTCGGCAGATCGCCGGCCTCGCTCACCCGCACCGGCAGAgtctcccgagccctctccctcTCACGATTTCCCctcttcaccgtgccctagccgcctcTTTTCCTCTCTCGATCTCACGTATGTGATCACGCCGACCACCATCCGCACCGCCGGGATCTTTCCCTCTTCTCACCGTTGGCCGGACTTGCCATCTCCACGGATCGCCGGATGTTTGCTACGGTTGTCCTTCTCTTTAAGTTGCAGCCCGTGCCTGGCCATCCTCACCGCCAGATCGCCGATTCTCTGTAGCCTCGAAGGACACCTGATGCCGCCGTCGTCTTCCCTCTCCGGCCACGAACAGGAGGCAGTGGGGTTGTGCCCGTGAGCCGATTTCCCCTCTCCCACACCACGTGATGCCATCACCGACGCTGTGCCCTGGTTGTGCTTGCCACAGTGCTGATCATCGATCATCGATGTTGACATTCCAGGCGGACTGGTCGTCACCAGTGAGGCTCCTCCACCACCGTGGGTCGTCGTCTGCCCTAATGGTGAGTGGATGCTCTTGAGTGGATTTTCTTACTCGTTGTGCTCCAGTATACTCGTGGCAACTTACCTATGTACTGGCAGTGAGCTTGACCTTGCCTTATTGCCCAATTGGTTCTCTGGTGGACATGGAGCAGCTCCATCAGATCATTGGTGAGGTATAAGCATTCGATCGTTTCTCCTTTGTTGATTTAGTTTCTTTCAAGAGTATCCTCTTTGAGTCTCATGTTAGATTGTTCGGTTTAGGTTGCTGGAGATGTTTTTGTGTGTAATATGATCAGGGATTGTATTAGTTGAGATTGATCTTGGGTCAGATCTGAAATTGTTGGAGGAAGCTAAGGTATGCTACTCAATTAGGTCTGTTTATGGGTTGTAGGACTTTGTTCTTGCTTAGATATATTAGCGTGTATTGCTGAATCCATGTTGATATTAGATTAGGGGTTTTGGATTGGAAACTATGGATATGGGTGAGAATTTAAAGATGAATCATGTTGGAGTTTGTGGTTGATTGtggtttgatgatttggttgataggttgattgAATGATTATCAAATTGGGAGATATTGATACGATGTTGGATAAAATTGGGTTAGTGActtggaggagttttggagatgtaacatgtataacctaatttaattaggttgtattatgatTAAGGTTAGTTGGAGGAATAATCCTTAATCATGTATGATTAGGATTGTTCTAATTAGGTGGGAGAAATTGCTTAGTTATTTACttcgtatgtaattagctaaatatactatgtgatcgcaggacttggattcgggacgagcgtctcggcGTGAGATTTCAGGACGTGATCTACGTAtcaaggcgggtacttcttgctttatctctttatcacattgatcttagtgcatgagctatatgtttagttggctactatgtttatcttgactccactcttatttttcctgcgcttgatacttccactcaatctttgagctactcgtttctgtatctatacagtctctcgttgctattcatgatatttagcagatacgatagtactaggtattggataccagataccagacattagatagtaggtattggatatatggacacctgataccatgtttacctgctttgatttctgtttatttacacacctcaCGAGTACCGGCTTCACGTAGCATACATTTATATATATACGACGATCACGTTTTGCATCATGTCATGCATGACGACTTTggcccttgtggttgagacggccATCGTTGGCCGAGCCGCACGCTCGTAGGTAGTGGTGGGCGTCATGTCTGTCGTGTCACACTCATGGGTAGGCGGTGGAGTCATGatagggaccccgtcgcagacatAGCTATTCAGTTACTATGCACTGTCCAGTGGTCAcccgagagtagtggcggcctttgggtggtacagttatcgatccggcctctcgaccatacaggtcgtggtgcagagaggtgggcgggtgACCATCCGTCATACCGTTGTTATTATATCTCGGTTGTTTACTTAtcgttgttgcttatctatgtcTTTGTTATTAGATTATCATTGCTGCTTATTTAtcttgttatgcttacataggttgagatttataccgtGATATGTGTTTATACACTTACTTACCCGTcgacctgtatatacctcacatgataccatgtagttatgagcagtactgtagcaggactttgctacatctaccttcccttactagcctaggatatggtttcaggtatggacacttattatgatatcactgtagtatctgttatttccatacgagactgtatacctttgcatctctagttctttactttactcatgcactatctgtctattacccgctgagtctttatactcaccaccccgtataatggtaatttcaccaggtagcaggtaaaggatttatggagtcgcctggagatcctgtccgccagttccacgtcacattcgaggatgaccttacgatttcggtatttcttacgttatttgtattttgggttttgtacttgtttatgtactTGTATTCTTTTGTAttgggtttgatattattgtgtcaagccgagccggctcgcagttagttactttatgttttgtgatcgttgtttgtgatttccgctgtgttgatttggtaattcatatatttatataactgcgtggttgtgtttatttctgttccagccgagtgggctggttatataactgcgtggttgtgtagatatattccagccgtatgtggctgatgtatattgtatgtatgtatgcctcagattgtcacccgtacaggggagatgctgtcgaaatttttcggtacggtctcctctggggggcgtgacaatttctctgcctagcctccagctaggactttcccggttgagtaaacatcctgcacactcagtcaacttgttagatcataacaagacttaacttgaacctttgacaatatcaaaactcaagtttga contains:
- the LOC121993844 gene encoding uncharacterized protein LOC121993844; translated protein: MEQLHQIIGEDLDSGRASRREISGRDLRIKVAGKGFMESPGDPVRQFHVTFEDDLTISIFNGDLDQQQHETSFLSLVMLLHMRFWKSKSGVPNVENFNCQIRLT